From Pseudonocardia autotrophica, one genomic window encodes:
- a CDS encoding aldehyde dehydrogenase family protein, giving the protein MTTDTTTDPNTGPAGTGLPADATHLIGDAWVPAADGRTIDVLDPATGEVIGRVPRGTAADVDAAVAAARAAFPAWRDTSATERGRLLLRWAELVERHADELDRLESREVGRPHWGPPPMARMLTFLAGQADKVQGLSLPTHTPDVLGLTLREPYGVVASIIPWNAPGPMFANDAGAAIAAGNTVVVKPAEDAPLTPLALARLAREAGIPPGVLNVVTGYGHEAGAALPAHPDVARVGFTGSPETGSAVMATCARRLVPLHLELGGKSPQVVFPDADLDRAIPAIVAGITLNTGQICAAGSRVVVDRSIRAEVVERLAAEMAAVSIGPWHERARMGPLINARQRDRVLGYVRAGREEGARLVTGGGTPTGNGLDQGFFVEPTLFDDVDPGMTIAREEIFGPVLSVLAVDDEAQALDVANGTDYGLVASVWTRDVGRAVRMSRGLAAGQVAVNAALGAGVIGGPFGGYRRSGFGRTMGADAVLEHTQVKTVSIRG; this is encoded by the coding sequence ATGACGACCGATACGACGACCGACCCGAACACCGGTCCGGCGGGCACCGGGCTGCCGGCCGACGCCACCCACCTGATCGGCGACGCCTGGGTGCCCGCCGCCGACGGCCGCACGATCGACGTGCTCGATCCCGCCACCGGCGAGGTCATCGGGCGGGTGCCGCGCGGCACCGCCGCCGACGTCGACGCCGCCGTCGCGGCCGCCCGGGCCGCGTTCCCGGCCTGGCGCGACACCAGCGCCACCGAGCGGGGGCGGCTGCTGCTGCGCTGGGCCGAGCTGGTCGAGCGGCACGCCGACGAGCTGGACCGGCTGGAGTCCCGCGAGGTCGGACGCCCGCACTGGGGCCCGCCGCCGATGGCCCGGATGCTCACCTTCCTGGCCGGGCAGGCCGACAAGGTGCAGGGGCTCTCGCTGCCCACCCACACCCCGGACGTCCTCGGCCTCACCCTGCGCGAGCCCTACGGTGTCGTCGCCTCGATCATCCCCTGGAACGCGCCGGGCCCGATGTTCGCCAACGACGCCGGCGCCGCGATCGCCGCGGGCAACACCGTCGTCGTCAAACCGGCCGAGGACGCCCCGCTGACCCCGCTCGCGCTGGCCCGGCTCGCCCGCGAGGCGGGCATCCCGCCGGGCGTGCTCAACGTCGTCACCGGCTACGGCCACGAGGCCGGCGCTGCGCTGCCCGCGCACCCCGACGTCGCCCGGGTCGGGTTCACCGGCTCCCCGGAGACCGGGTCCGCGGTGATGGCGACCTGCGCGCGCCGGCTGGTGCCGCTGCACCTGGAACTGGGTGGCAAGTCCCCGCAGGTGGTGTTCCCCGACGCCGACCTGGACCGGGCGATCCCGGCGATCGTCGCGGGCATCACGCTGAACACCGGCCAGATCTGTGCCGCCGGATCCCGGGTGGTGGTGGACCGGTCGATCCGTGCCGAGGTGGTGGAACGGCTCGCCGCCGAGATGGCCGCGGTCAGCATCGGCCCCTGGCACGAGCGGGCCCGGATGGGCCCGCTGATCAACGCCCGGCAACGCGACCGGGTGCTCGGCTACGTCCGCGCCGGCCGCGAGGAGGGCGCCCGGCTGGTCACCGGCGGCGGCACGCCGACCGGGAACGGCCTGGACCAGGGCTTCTTCGTCGAACCGACGCTGTTCGACGACGTCGATCCCGGCATGACGATCGCCCGCGAGGAGATCTTCGGCCCGGTCCTGTCGGTACTCGCGGTGGACGACGAGGCGCAGGCCCTCGACGTCGCGAACGGCACCGACTACGGGCTGGTCGCGTCGGTCTGGACCCGCGACGTCGGACGCGCCGTGCGGATGTCGCGCGGGCTGGCCGCCGGGCAGGTCGCGGTGAACGCCGCGCTCGGCGCCGGGGTGATCGGCGGGCCGTTCGGCGGGTACCGGCGCAGCGGCTTCGGCCGCACCATGGGCGCCGACGCCGTGCTGGAGCACACCCAGGTGAAGACGGTGTCGATCCGTGGCTGA
- a CDS encoding UGSC family (seleno)protein: MPEKPNAILDPTGRSAEPAPEPGAALLAPRRADLTGLRIGVLENTKKNADLLLTELARLLVDEHGAAGVTVARTKRQFAVPAPDELIEEYARDCDVVVTGVGDCGSCSASAVADGVLFEQAGVPAAVICSDAFAATADTMAALRGATGYRYLTTPHPVAILEPDQVRDRAARLAGDVAALLTGAQR, encoded by the coding sequence GTGCCCGAGAAGCCCAACGCCATCCTCGACCCGACCGGCCGGAGCGCCGAGCCGGCGCCGGAGCCGGGGGCCGCGCTGCTCGCGCCGCGCCGCGCCGACCTGACCGGCCTGCGGATCGGGGTACTGGAGAACACCAAGAAGAACGCCGATCTGCTGCTCACCGAGCTGGCCCGGTTGCTCGTCGACGAGCACGGCGCCGCCGGGGTCACGGTGGCCCGCACGAAGCGGCAGTTCGCCGTCCCGGCGCCCGACGAGCTGATCGAGGAGTACGCCCGCGACTGCGACGTCGTCGTCACCGGGGTCGGTGACTGCGGATCGTGCAGTGCCTCCGCGGTCGCCGACGGGGTGCTGTTCGAGCAGGCCGGGGTGCCCGCCGCGGTGATCTGCAGCGACGCTTTCGCGGCCACCGCCGACACGATGGCCGCGCTGCGCGGCGCCACCGGCTACCGCTACCTGACGACCCCGCACCCGGTCGCGATCCTCGAACCGGACCAGGTCCGGGACCGGGCCGCGCGGCTCGCCGGCGACGTCGCCGCGCTGCTCACCGGGGCGCAGCGGTGA
- a CDS encoding NDMA-dependent alcohol dehydrogenase has product MGITTRAAICREPGTPWEITDVELDDPRANEVRIRFHAAGLCHSDDHIQKGDARMRMPVVGGHEGAGVVEAIGPGVTRVQVGDHVVCSFIPACGSCRYCSTARQNLCDAGKNAATGEFPDGSFRFHLDGEDLGGLCVLGTFSQHAVVSEFSCIPIADDIPFDVASLVGCGVPTGWGSAVHAAGVRAGQTVVVYGCGGVGANAVQGARLAGARNVVVVDPVPFKRDMAKVFGATHTFADPDEAQRFVVETTWGELADHAIITVGVLHDEVIGRALAITGKSGQVTITAVGNGSVRAPSGMLIGYQRRVQGAIFGACNPLHDVPRLLDLYRSGDLKLDELITRRYRLEEVNQGYADMLDGRNIRGVIVHEH; this is encoded by the coding sequence ATGGGTATCACGACCCGAGCCGCGATCTGCCGGGAACCGGGAACGCCGTGGGAGATCACCGACGTAGAGCTGGACGACCCGCGCGCCAACGAGGTCCGCATCCGGTTCCACGCCGCGGGTCTCTGCCACTCCGACGACCACATCCAGAAGGGCGACGCCCGGATGCGGATGCCCGTCGTCGGCGGGCACGAGGGTGCCGGGGTGGTCGAGGCGATCGGCCCCGGCGTCACCCGGGTGCAGGTCGGTGACCACGTCGTCTGCTCCTTCATCCCGGCCTGCGGTTCCTGCCGGTACTGCTCCACCGCCCGGCAGAACCTGTGCGACGCCGGGAAGAACGCCGCCACCGGTGAGTTCCCGGACGGCAGCTTCCGCTTCCACCTCGACGGCGAGGACCTCGGCGGGCTCTGCGTGCTCGGCACGTTCTCCCAGCATGCGGTGGTCTCCGAGTTCTCCTGCATCCCGATCGCCGACGACATCCCGTTCGACGTCGCATCGCTGGTCGGCTGCGGTGTCCCGACCGGATGGGGTTCGGCGGTGCACGCCGCTGGGGTCCGGGCCGGGCAGACGGTCGTGGTCTACGGCTGCGGCGGGGTCGGCGCGAACGCGGTGCAGGGTGCCCGGCTCGCCGGTGCCCGCAACGTGGTGGTGGTCGATCCGGTGCCGTTCAAGCGGGACATGGCGAAGGTGTTCGGTGCCACGCACACCTTCGCCGATCCCGACGAGGCCCAGCGGTTCGTCGTCGAGACCACCTGGGGCGAGCTCGCCGATCACGCGATCATCACCGTCGGGGTGCTGCACGACGAGGTGATCGGCCGCGCGCTGGCGATCACCGGGAAGTCCGGCCAGGTCACCATCACCGCGGTCGGCAACGGTTCGGTCCGGGCGCCGTCCGGGATGCTGATCGGCTACCAGCGCCGGGTGCAGGGCGCGATCTTCGGCGCCTGCAACCCGTTGCACGACGTGCCCCGGCTGCTCGACCTCTACCGCTCCGGCGATCTGAAGCTGGACGAGCTGATCACCAGGCGGTACCGCCTGGAGGAGGTCAACCAGGGCTACGCAGACATGTTGGACGGCCGGAACATCCGCGGCGTGATCGTCCACGAGCACTGA
- a CDS encoding NDMA-dependent alcohol dehydrogenase — translation MTTRAAVARGPHTGWELTDLRLDPPRAHEVRVRFHASGLCHSDDHITAGDAPVRFPVVGGHEGAGIVESVGPDVRRVRPGDRIVCSYIPACGACRPCSTGQQNMCVKGLNAGTGMFLDGSFRFHEGTGDDRVDFGGFCTLGTFSQYAVVSEWACVPLPEDIPFEIGALVGCGVPTGWGSAVYAAGVRAGETVVIYGAGGVGSNAVQGARYAGAKNVVVVDPVAFKRESAEMFGATHTFADAASAHEFVVETTWGQLADHAICTPGVLTPEIVNDAVAVVGKGGKVTVTAVGRLGENTVDVHAGMMISYQRQIRGALFGGCNPLYDIPRLLGLYRAGDLKLDELITRRYRLDEVNQGYADMTDGRTIRGVIVHDV, via the coding sequence ATCACCACCCGAGCGGCGGTGGCCCGTGGCCCGCACACCGGCTGGGAGCTGACCGACCTGCGGCTCGACCCGCCCCGCGCACACGAGGTGCGGGTCCGGTTCCACGCCTCCGGGCTCTGCCATTCCGACGACCACATCACCGCGGGCGACGCGCCGGTGCGGTTCCCGGTCGTCGGCGGGCACGAGGGCGCCGGGATCGTCGAGTCGGTCGGCCCGGACGTGCGCCGGGTCCGCCCCGGCGACCGGATCGTCTGCTCCTACATCCCCGCCTGCGGCGCCTGTCGGCCCTGCTCGACCGGGCAGCAGAACATGTGCGTGAAGGGCCTCAACGCGGGCACCGGGATGTTCCTGGACGGGTCGTTCCGGTTCCACGAGGGCACCGGCGACGATCGCGTCGACTTCGGCGGTTTCTGCACGCTCGGCACGTTCTCGCAGTACGCGGTGGTGTCGGAGTGGGCGTGCGTCCCGCTGCCTGAGGACATCCCGTTCGAGATCGGCGCGCTGGTCGGCTGCGGTGTCCCCACCGGCTGGGGCTCCGCGGTGTACGCCGCGGGTGTCCGGGCGGGGGAGACCGTGGTCATCTACGGCGCGGGCGGGGTCGGCTCGAACGCCGTGCAGGGCGCCCGCTACGCCGGGGCGAAGAACGTGGTCGTCGTCGATCCGGTCGCGTTCAAGCGTGAGTCCGCCGAGATGTTCGGGGCGACGCACACCTTCGCCGACGCGGCCAGCGCGCACGAGTTCGTCGTCGAGACCACCTGGGGCCAGCTCGCCGACCACGCGATCTGCACCCCCGGCGTGCTCACCCCGGAGATCGTGAACGACGCCGTGGCGGTCGTCGGCAAGGGTGGCAAGGTCACCGTCACCGCGGTCGGACGGCTCGGCGAGAACACCGTCGACGTGCACGCCGGGATGATGATCAGTTACCAGCGTCAGATCCGCGGCGCGCTGTTCGGCGGCTGCAACCCGCTGTACGACATCCCCCGCCTGCTCGGCCTCTACCGGGCCGGCGATCTCAAGCTCGACGAGCTGATCACCCGCCGGTACCGGCTGGACGAGGTCAATCAGGGCTACGCCGACATGACCGACGGCCGCACCATCCGCGGCGTGATCGTGCACGACGTCTGA
- a CDS encoding phenylacetate--CoA ligase family protein encodes MSPAPVPGFVAPADAEAVTDLLRAQLEGLPARSPLYADLFAEHGIDASAFGSLADLARFPFTSKQMLRDSQAAQAPLGRHAGVAMSEVVRVHASTGTTGRPSWVGVTRRDAAAWTDLVARAFRTMGATRDDVVLHGAGLTLFVGGLPIRDALERIGCTMVPIGTGASEKALLALDSLGVTALHSTPSYARYLAEYLRAAGRDPREFGLRKIFVGGEPGGGEPAFRRQVEQEWGAPVTEGLGNADMAPVLFAEQPGSGGMRFTGGRHVIAELIDPESGEPVIAEPGAEGELVYTSVDRECCPLVRFRTRDRVVVTGRAADDAPLIRCIGRTDDMLIVLGVNVFPSAVRDLVVAMHPRTTGAVQIVLPEHGPRVDPPLRIEAEWGDAAGDTEQLGRDIETAIRNRLSVKAAVTLVPPGSLERAEMKSRLTRLAG; translated from the coding sequence GTGTCCCCTGCACCCGTGCCCGGCTTCGTCGCGCCCGCCGACGCCGAGGCCGTCACCGACCTGTTGCGGGCCCAGCTGGAGGGCCTGCCCGCCCGCTCACCGCTCTACGCCGACCTGTTCGCCGAGCACGGGATCGACGCGTCCGCGTTCGGCTCGCTCGCCGACCTGGCCCGGTTCCCCTTCACCAGCAAGCAGATGCTGCGCGACTCGCAGGCCGCGCAGGCACCGCTGGGCCGGCACGCCGGCGTCGCGATGTCGGAGGTCGTGCGGGTGCACGCCTCCACCGGCACCACCGGACGGCCCAGCTGGGTCGGGGTGACCCGGCGCGACGCGGCCGCCTGGACCGATCTGGTCGCCCGTGCGTTCCGCACGATGGGCGCCACCCGCGACGACGTCGTGCTGCACGGCGCCGGACTCACCCTGTTCGTCGGGGGGCTCCCGATCCGCGACGCACTGGAGCGGATCGGCTGCACCATGGTCCCGATCGGGACCGGGGCGTCGGAGAAGGCGCTGCTGGCGCTGGACTCGCTCGGCGTCACCGCCCTGCACTCGACGCCGTCCTACGCCCGCTACCTGGCCGAGTACCTGCGTGCCGCCGGCCGCGACCCACGCGAGTTCGGGTTGCGCAAGATCTTCGTCGGGGGTGAGCCCGGCGGCGGGGAGCCCGCCTTCCGCAGGCAGGTCGAGCAGGAGTGGGGGGCCCCGGTCACCGAGGGCCTCGGCAACGCCGACATGGCCCCGGTGCTGTTCGCCGAGCAGCCCGGCAGCGGTGGGATGCGCTTCACCGGCGGCCGGCACGTGATCGCCGAGCTGATCGACCCGGAGTCCGGGGAGCCGGTGATCGCCGAACCCGGCGCTGAGGGCGAGCTCGTCTACACCTCGGTGGACCGCGAGTGCTGCCCGCTGGTGCGGTTCCGTACCCGGGACCGGGTGGTCGTCACCGGGCGGGCGGCCGACGACGCCCCGCTGATCCGCTGCATCGGGCGGACCGACGACATGCTGATCGTGCTCGGCGTCAACGTCTTCCCGTCCGCGGTGCGTGATCTCGTGGTCGCGATGCACCCGCGCACCACCGGCGCCGTGCAGATCGTGCTGCCCGAGCACGGCCCGCGGGTCGATCCGCCGCTGCGGATCGAGGCCGAGTGGGGCGATGCGGCCGGTGACACCGAGCAGCTCGGCCGGGACATCGAGACCGCGATCCGGAACCGGCTGTCGGTCAAGGCCGCGGTGACGCTGGTGCCGCCCGGCTCGCTGGAACGCGCCGAGATGAAGTCCCGGCTGACCCGGCTCGCGGGCTGA
- a CDS encoding Fic/DOC family protein translates to MTDPYLDLDAGVLRNRLGITDAGELARAEAELTALRLIELRQEPLPGRYDLDHLQDFHHHIFCDIYDWAGELRTVSLGKGQLFCLPQHLESSGEDIFDRLHRTQLLRGRHLGSFVTGLAELLGDINALHPFREGNGRTQRAFMAQLARAAGYELRWTAMDADENNHASRLSLAGDNSALHAMIARLVQPVPDPPPQRPASDDS, encoded by the coding sequence GTGACCGATCCCTACCTCGATCTCGACGCCGGGGTCCTGCGGAACAGGTTGGGCATCACCGACGCCGGCGAACTGGCCCGCGCCGAGGCAGAGCTGACCGCGCTGCGGCTGATCGAGCTGCGTCAGGAACCGCTGCCCGGCCGCTACGACCTCGACCACCTGCAGGATTTCCACCACCACATCTTCTGCGACATCTACGACTGGGCCGGGGAGCTGCGCACGGTCTCCCTCGGGAAGGGGCAGCTGTTCTGTCTGCCTCAGCACCTGGAGTCCTCGGGCGAGGACATCTTCGACCGCCTGCACCGCACGCAGCTGCTCCGCGGCCGTCATCTCGGCTCGTTCGTCACCGGACTCGCCGAGCTGCTCGGCGACATCAACGCCCTGCATCCCTTCCGCGAAGGCAACGGACGCACCCAGCGGGCATTCATGGCCCAGCTGGCCCGCGCCGCCGGTTACGAACTGCGTTGGACGGCGATGGATGCCGACGAGAACAACCACGCCTCCCGGCTGTCACTGGCCGGCGACAACAGCGCACTGCACGCCATGATCGCCCGTCTCGTGCAGCCCGTGCCCGACCCTCCCCCGCAACGCCCCGCCTCCGACGACAGCTGA
- a CDS encoding TIGR03560 family F420-dependent LLM class oxidoreductase: MRVLMEPRHGSRYDEILALALATEAAGFDAFFRSDHLMGVDPHDTTYRPTDCWTTLGGLARETSRVRLGALVGAATFREAGLLATIVASVDEMSGGRVELGLGTGWYEREHAAFGIPFPPIRDRFDRLEEQLAVVTGLWRAARDGTSFSHDGSHHRIADNHTPPHPAQDPYPPVIIGGTGPRRTPAIAARFADEFNGALGGDLAERYAVFDRACEAIGRDPATARRSAVLPVACGADPAEVARRGAVIGSDFMRDNAAIGSPEHVTDRIGRLAQAGADTVYLHIYDIGDLDHIALIGAEVLPHVAARPEGALQ; the protein is encoded by the coding sequence ATGCGGGTGCTGATGGAGCCCCGCCACGGCTCCCGGTACGACGAGATCCTCGCGCTGGCCCTGGCGACCGAGGCGGCCGGGTTCGACGCGTTCTTCCGCTCCGACCATCTGATGGGCGTCGACCCGCACGACACCACCTACCGCCCCACCGACTGCTGGACGACGCTGGGCGGGCTGGCCCGTGAGACCAGCCGGGTCCGGCTCGGCGCCCTGGTCGGCGCCGCCACGTTCCGCGAGGCGGGCCTGCTCGCGACGATCGTCGCCTCGGTCGACGAGATGAGCGGCGGCCGGGTCGAGCTGGGTCTGGGCACCGGCTGGTACGAGCGCGAGCACGCCGCGTTCGGGATCCCGTTCCCGCCGATCCGTGACCGGTTCGACCGGCTGGAGGAGCAGCTCGCGGTGGTCACCGGCCTGTGGCGGGCCGCCCGGGACGGCACGTCGTTCTCGCACGACGGCAGCCATCACCGGATCGCCGACAACCACACCCCGCCGCATCCGGCGCAGGACCCGTACCCGCCGGTGATCATCGGCGGGACCGGGCCGCGGCGCACCCCGGCGATCGCCGCCCGTTTCGCCGACGAGTTCAACGGTGCGCTCGGCGGTGATCTCGCCGAGCGCTACGCGGTGTTCGACCGGGCCTGCGAGGCGATCGGCCGGGACCCGGCAACCGCACGCCGGTCCGCGGTGCTGCCGGTGGCCTGCGGCGCCGATCCGGCGGAGGTCGCCCGCCGCGGTGCGGTGATCGGGTCCGACTTCATGCGCGACAACGCCGCCATCGGGTCGCCGGAGCACGTCACGGACCGGATCGGCCGGCTGGCGCAGGCCGGCGCGGACACCGTCTACCTGCACATCTACGACATCGGAGATCTCGACCACATCGCCCTGATCGGGGCGGAGGTGCTGCCGCACGTCGCGGCGCGACCGGAGGGGGCCCTGCAGTGA
- a CDS encoding MFS transporter, protein MSFFVPLVTAAVTNSTDATAVNIVTFGPFLLGAIASYVWSRLALHGGLRPWRYALPASVAAVGVALAAFAGDSFPVLLAGVTLAAVGIYAAIPIFWSMVSASLTGAAAASGLALVNTVGSLGGFLAGYATGWLRDATGTYTTPFVVMAVSLAVSGLLAATAYRGHGRRVHPESG, encoded by the coding sequence ATCTCGTTCTTCGTCCCGCTGGTCACTGCCGCAGTCACGAACAGCACCGATGCCACCGCGGTCAACATCGTGACCTTCGGCCCGTTCCTGCTCGGAGCGATCGCCTCCTACGTGTGGAGCCGGCTCGCGCTGCACGGGGGACTCCGTCCGTGGCGGTACGCACTTCCCGCCTCGGTCGCCGCAGTGGGAGTCGCTCTGGCCGCGTTCGCCGGCGACTCCTTCCCCGTGCTGCTCGCCGGAGTCACCCTGGCTGCCGTGGGCATCTACGCCGCGATCCCGATCTTCTGGAGCATGGTGAGTGCATCGCTGACCGGCGCTGCGGCGGCGAGCGGACTCGCCCTGGTCAACACCGTCGGGAGTCTCGGCGGATTCCTCGCCGGGTACGCGACGGGATGGCTTCGTGACGCGACCGGCACCTACACCACGCCGTTCGTGGTGATGGCGGTGTCGCTGGCGGTCAGCGGACTGCTCGCCGCGACCGCCTACCGAGGGCACGGTCGGAGGGTCCACCCGGAGTCCGGTTGA
- a CDS encoding IS30 family transposase, which yields MARLGRPGMSDEDRTDLWVRWGRGESISDIARAIERPPGSVFTVLKSSGGYVPPPRRRRPGTLTAAEREEISRGLGQNKSMRAIAAEIGRPASTVSREIARNKGRRKYRAVDAEDRAWRRARRPKVCLLARRPLLRGFVADRLGEDWSPEQIAGHLAKHFEPGSGMRVSHETIYKSLFVQTRGVLAKTLQKHLRSGRPIRRNVHNTTTGQWRSQITDAVSIRERPAEVADRAVPGHWEGDLLLGRGTTQIATVVERTTRFTVLVALQGRDMDTVTWALSQQMCRLPEQLRRSLTWDRGMELARHKIVTARTGLEVYFADPASPWQRGTNENTNRLLRQYFPKGTSLGDVTQAQLDEIAHRLNTRPRKTLDFDTPADRFEALLR from the coding sequence ATGGCACGCTTGGGCAGGCCGGGGATGTCCGATGAGGACCGCACTGATCTGTGGGTCCGCTGGGGGCGCGGGGAGTCGATCAGTGACATCGCTCGGGCGATCGAGCGGCCCCCGGGTTCAGTGTTCACGGTGCTCAAGTCGAGCGGGGGCTATGTTCCGCCGCCACGCCGGCGCCGACCGGGGACGCTGACTGCCGCCGAGCGCGAGGAGATCTCGCGCGGGCTGGGCCAGAACAAGTCGATGCGCGCGATCGCGGCCGAGATCGGCCGACCCGCCTCGACGGTGAGCCGCGAGATCGCCCGCAACAAGGGCCGGCGCAAGTACCGGGCGGTCGACGCCGAGGATCGTGCCTGGCGCCGGGCACGGCGCCCGAAGGTGTGCCTGCTCGCGCGGCGTCCGCTGCTGCGCGGGTTCGTCGCTGACAGACTCGGCGAGGACTGGTCGCCCGAGCAGATCGCCGGGCACCTGGCCAAGCACTTCGAGCCGGGCTCAGGGATGCGGGTGTCGCACGAGACGATCTACAAGTCGCTGTTCGTGCAGACCCGCGGCGTACTGGCCAAGACCCTGCAGAAGCACTTGCGGTCGGGGCGGCCGATCCGGCGCAACGTGCACAACACCACCACCGGGCAGTGGCGCTCGCAGATCACCGACGCGGTCTCGATCCGCGAGCGCCCCGCCGAGGTCGCCGATCGGGCGGTGCCCGGGCACTGGGAGGGCGACCTGCTGCTCGGGCGCGGCACGACCCAGATCGCCACCGTGGTCGAGCGCACCACCCGGTTCACCGTGCTCGTCGCCCTGCAGGGACGCGACATGGACACCGTCACCTGGGCGCTGTCGCAGCAGATGTGCCGGCTGCCCGAGCAGTTGCGCCGCTCGCTGACCTGGGACCGCGGGATGGAACTGGCCCGACACAAGATCGTCACTGCGCGGACCGGGCTGGAGGTCTACTTCGCCGACCCGGCCAGCCCCTGGCAGCGCGGCACGAACGAGAACACCAACCGGCTGCTCCGGCAGTACTTCCCGAAGGGCACCAGCCTCGGCGACGTCACCCAGGCCCAGCTCGACGAGATTGCCCACCGACTCAACACGCGCCCCCGTAAGACCCTCGACTTCGACACCCCGGCTGATAGATTCGAAGCACTGTTGCGCTGA
- a CDS encoding antitoxin VbhA family protein has translation MWPPAVLSFREFRAGLAAALKRVQEPGADPVFVGSHRKPEAVMLSVSRYEELVRFETRRADVDEALASVRAEGLEPGPEGLALLEGVASGEVSTTQAREQILARYQR, from the coding sequence GTGTGGCCTCCTGCGGTGTTGTCGTTCCGCGAGTTCCGGGCCGGCTTGGCGGCCGCGCTCAAGCGGGTGCAGGAGCCGGGCGCGGATCCGGTGTTCGTCGGATCGCACCGCAAGCCCGAGGCCGTGATGCTGTCGGTGTCGCGCTACGAGGAACTCGTCAGATTCGAAACCCGCCGGGCCGATGTCGACGAAGCACTGGCCTCGGTCCGGGCCGAAGGCCTCGAACCCGGCCCGGAAGGGCTCGCGCTGCTCGAGGGCGTCGCCTCCGGAGAGGTGTCCACTACGCAGGCGCGTGAGCAGATCCTCGCCCGCTACCAGCGGTGA